From one Oncorhynchus tshawytscha isolate Ot180627B unplaced genomic scaffold, Otsh_v2.0 Un_contig_4294_pilon_pilon, whole genome shotgun sequence genomic stretch:
- the LOC112241818 gene encoding serine/threonine-protein phosphatase 6 regulatory ankyrin repeat subunit A-like isoform X2, with protein sequence MEDNEKRSTLHAAAYLGDAEILELLILSGVNAKDKCLNTLHRAVASCSEEAVQVLLKHSADVNARDKNWQTPLHIAAANKAVRCAEALVPQQCEHVGPGAAPCSVHQEMVRLLLSREANMNAFDKDRQAIHWAAYMDYK encoded by the exons ATGGAG GACAATGAGAAGCGGTCAACGTTGCATGCTGCTGCCTATCTAGGAGATGCAGAAATTCTAGAGCTACTCATATTATCAG GAGTAAATGCCAAAGACAAGTGTCTCAATACACTGCACCGGGCCGTGGCTTCCTGCAGTGAG GAGGCAGTCCAGGTGCTATTGAAACACTCTGCTGATGTGAACGCCAGGGACAAGAACTGGCAAACGCCGCTCCACATCGCTGCGGCCAATAAGGCGGTCCGCTGTGCCGAGGCCCTGGTCCCTCAGCAATGTGAACATGTCGGACCGGGCGCTGCACCATGCAGCGTACACCAAGAG ATGGTGAGGCTGCTTCTCTCCAGAGAAGCCAACATGAATGCTTTTGACAAGGACCGCCAAGCAATCCACTGGGCTGCTTACATGG ATTACAAGTGA
- the LOC112241818 gene encoding serine/threonine-protein phosphatase 6 regulatory ankyrin repeat subunit A-like isoform X1: MEDNEKRSTLHAAAYLGDAEILELLILSGVNAKDKCLNTLHRAVASCSEEAVQVLLKHSADVNARDKNWQTPLHIAAANKAVRCAEALVPQQCEHVGPGAAPCSVHQEMVRLLLSREANMNAFDKDRQAIHWAAYMGNELTTSFTF, translated from the exons ATGGAG GACAATGAGAAGCGGTCAACGTTGCATGCTGCTGCCTATCTAGGAGATGCAGAAATTCTAGAGCTACTCATATTATCAG GAGTAAATGCCAAAGACAAGTGTCTCAATACACTGCACCGGGCCGTGGCTTCCTGCAGTGAG GAGGCAGTCCAGGTGCTATTGAAACACTCTGCTGATGTGAACGCCAGGGACAAGAACTGGCAAACGCCGCTCCACATCGCTGCGGCCAATAAGGCGGTCCGCTGTGCCGAGGCCCTGGTCCCTCAGCAATGTGAACATGTCGGACCGGGCGCTGCACCATGCAGCGTACACCAAGAG ATGGTGAGGCTGCTTCTCTCCAGAGAAGCCAACATGAATGCTTTTGACAAGGACCGCCAAGCAATCCACTGGGCTGCTTACATGGGTAACGAGTTGACCACATCATTTACATTCTGA
- the LOC112241818 gene encoding serine/threonine-protein phosphatase 6 regulatory ankyrin repeat subunit A-like isoform X3 produces the protein MEDNEKRSTLHAAAYLGDAEILELLILSGVNAKDKCLNTLHRAVASCSEEAVQVLLKHSADVNARDKNWQTPLHIAAANKAVRCAEALVPQQCEHVGPGAAPCSVHQEAGGGWLASALHRGPFSLFQ, from the exons ATGGAG GACAATGAGAAGCGGTCAACGTTGCATGCTGCTGCCTATCTAGGAGATGCAGAAATTCTAGAGCTACTCATATTATCAG GAGTAAATGCCAAAGACAAGTGTCTCAATACACTGCACCGGGCCGTGGCTTCCTGCAGTGAG GAGGCAGTCCAGGTGCTATTGAAACACTCTGCTGATGTGAACGCCAGGGACAAGAACTGGCAAACGCCGCTCCACATCGCTGCGGCCAATAAGGCGGTCCGCTGTGCCGAGGCCCTGGTCCCTCAGCAATGTGAACATGTCGGACCGGGCGCTGCACCATGCAGCGTACACCAAGAG GCTGGGGGTGGGTGGTTAGCCTCTGCCCTTCACCGCGGACCTTTTTCATTGTTCCAGTAG